One Halovivax ruber XH-70 genomic region harbors:
- a CDS encoding helix-turn-helix domain-containing protein — translation MTGYQATIVVDDPGGCPVAVAADELDAPVDSISRSSTRDAETVVEEFTVQDPDGSLAGTGETDTPGNPESDEHTRERGHDVSLQTVAATDSERTYRFERDWSTSCVCEVVEHGGNPVSSLRARDGALHVTVNAPDVDALSETITDLNAQFGGVSLQELTESDGSGGSDPVLVDRARLTDRQRQVVETAHEMGYFEYPKGANAGEVAEELLISGSTFAEHLAAAQSKLLRAILDD, via the coding sequence ATGACGGGGTACCAGGCCACGATCGTCGTCGACGACCCGGGCGGCTGTCCGGTCGCGGTCGCGGCGGACGAACTCGACGCACCGGTCGACTCGATCTCACGGTCGTCGACGCGCGACGCGGAGACGGTCGTCGAAGAGTTCACCGTCCAGGACCCGGACGGTTCGCTCGCCGGCACCGGTGAGACGGACACCCCCGGGAACCCAGAATCTGACGAACACACCCGCGAACGGGGTCACGACGTCTCCTTGCAGACGGTCGCGGCGACCGATTCGGAGCGGACGTACCGGTTCGAGCGTGACTGGTCGACGTCCTGCGTCTGCGAAGTCGTCGAACACGGCGGGAACCCGGTCTCGTCGCTGCGTGCGCGAGATGGCGCCCTGCACGTCACGGTGAACGCGCCGGACGTCGACGCCCTCTCGGAGACGATCACCGACCTCAACGCCCAGTTCGGCGGCGTCAGCCTGCAGGAACTGACCGAGAGCGACGGGAGCGGTGGGAGCGATCCCGTCCTGGTCGATCGGGCCCGCCTCACCGACAGACAGCGCCAGGTCGTCGAGACGGCCCACGAGATGGGTTACTTCGAGTATCCGAAGGGCGCGAACGCGGGAGAGGTGGCCGAGGAACTGCTGATCAGCGGCTCGACGTTCGCCGAACACCTCGCCGCCGCCCAGTCGAAACTGCTACGGGCGATTCTCGACGACTGA
- a CDS encoding TIGR04053 family radical SAM/SPASM domain-containing protein, whose amino-acid sequence MPTGSLDTADRPLVLIWELTQACDLACEHCRAEADPTRHPDELSTAEGKALLDDAAAFGEGQLVVLSGGDPLVRDDVTDLVAYGTDRGLRMTITPSGTTSLTADAIGDLADAGLRRMAVSLDGASPERHDAFRGEAGSFAETIRAAEDAREAGVPLQINTTVCAQTVTDLPAIRDVVRELDAVMWSVFFLVPVGRGRVLDPISPERAEAVMEWLHAVSQEESFGLKTTEAPMYRRVVAQHGRDAAGNGGAAGGRTTADGERDSDDCDRTERDRDDRSRGSGGGPPAGVSRRTGIVAGDGFCFVSHTGEVYPSGFLPESAGNVRETPVTELYRESDLFRSLRDRDRYRGKCGACEFRALCGGSRSRAYATTGDPLASDPLCPYVPAGYDGPLPWDEGGTASSASD is encoded by the coding sequence ATGCCCACCGGATCGCTGGACACGGCCGATCGCCCGCTCGTGCTCATCTGGGAACTGACCCAGGCCTGTGACCTGGCGTGTGAGCACTGCCGGGCCGAAGCTGACCCGACGCGCCATCCCGACGAGCTCTCCACCGCCGAGGGGAAGGCGTTACTCGACGACGCGGCCGCCTTCGGTGAAGGCCAGCTCGTCGTCCTCTCCGGTGGTGACCCGCTCGTCCGTGACGACGTGACCGACCTCGTCGCCTACGGCACGGATCGGGGCCTCCGCATGACGATCACGCCGAGCGGGACGACCTCGCTCACCGCGGACGCCATCGGCGACCTGGCCGATGCCGGGTTGCGCCGGATGGCGGTCAGTCTCGACGGCGCCTCGCCCGAGCGCCACGACGCATTCCGCGGCGAAGCGGGCAGCTTCGCGGAGACCATCCGGGCCGCCGAAGACGCGCGTGAGGCCGGCGTCCCGCTGCAGATCAACACCACCGTCTGCGCCCAGACCGTGACCGATCTCCCGGCGATCCGCGACGTCGTCCGGGAACTGGACGCGGTCATGTGGAGCGTCTTCTTCCTCGTCCCCGTGGGACGGGGCCGCGTGCTGGATCCCATCTCGCCCGAGCGCGCCGAGGCGGTCATGGAGTGGCTCCACGCGGTCAGTCAGGAGGAGTCGTTCGGCCTCAAGACGACCGAAGCGCCGATGTACCGTCGCGTCGTGGCTCAGCACGGGCGGGACGCGGCCGGAAATGGGGGAGCTGCCGGCGGACGGACTACCGCGGACGGCGAGCGCGATAGTGACGACTGCGACCGTACCGAACGCGACCGTGACGATCGTAGCCGAGGATCCGGCGGCGGTCCGCCCGCCGGCGTCTCCCGCCGCACCGGCATCGTCGCCGGCGACGGCTTCTGCTTCGTCAGTCACACCGGCGAGGTCTATCCGTCGGGCTTCCTCCCCGAATCCGCTGGCAACGTCCGGGAGACGCCCGTCACCGAACTCTACCGCGAGAGCGACCTGTTCCGCTCGCTTCGCGATCGCGACCGCTACAGGGGCAAGTGTGGCGCCTGCGAGTTTCGCGCGCTCTGTGGCGGCAGTCGCTCGCGAGCGTACGCGACGACGGGCGACCCCCTCGCGAGCGACCCGCTCTGTCCGTACGTCCCCGCGGGATACGACGGGCCGTTACCGTGGGACGAGGGTGGGACAGCATCGTCGGCGAGCGACTGA
- a CDS encoding CGCGG family putative rSAM-modified RiPP protein — protein MSNAQQRASGTGTRTTDDGSGEAVDDGPDDAAGEDREPITRRVHENSWSANLEEPRHAEDPDLVVAEAIDAVEATAAGYHVNLVTHADHGHPEDYLWPELSTYDDAAETPSLEWRYVDQCGCGGHVTRVQVS, from the coding sequence ATGAGCAACGCCCAGCAACGAGCGAGCGGGACCGGAACGCGGACGACCGACGACGGGTCTGGCGAAGCGGTCGACGATGGACCCGACGACGCGGCCGGCGAGGACCGCGAACCGATCACCAGACGCGTCCACGAGAACTCGTGGTCGGCCAACCTCGAAGAACCGCGCCACGCCGAAGACCCCGATCTCGTCGTCGCGGAGGCGATCGACGCCGTCGAGGCGACGGCGGCGGGCTACCACGTCAACCTCGTCACGCACGCCGATCACGGTCACCCTGAGGACTACCTCTGGCCGGAACTGTCGACGTACGACGACGCGGCCGAGACGCCGTCGCTCGAGTGGCGCTACGTCGATCAGTGCGGATGCGGTGGGCACGTGACCCGCGTGCAGGTGTCCTGA
- a CDS encoding DUF2249 domain-containing protein produces MATVQADRTLDAREIDGEPFSDITAELDALDPGETFLLINHFEPKPLYAVLSKRGFDHETTQVADDEWHVEITHA; encoded by the coding sequence ATGGCGACAGTTCAGGCCGACCGCACGCTCGACGCCCGCGAGATCGACGGTGAACCGTTTTCCGATATCACCGCGGAACTCGATGCACTCGACCCCGGCGAGACGTTCCTCCTGATCAATCACTTCGAGCCGAAGCCGCTGTACGCGGTCCTCTCGAAACGCGGGTTCGACCACGAGACCACACAGGTCGCCGACGACGAGTGGCACGTCGAGATCACCCACGCCTGA
- a CDS encoding winged helix-turn-helix domain-containing protein, giving the protein MMTGDDRLRATVSALDDSTCRAILEALGEPATAATLAKRCDVSSSTVYRKLERLQRAGLVERRVAIRADFRQTVRYATTFDEISIGVDDLRAAQLAADGGETERR; this is encoded by the coding sequence ATGATGACCGGCGACGATCGGCTGCGGGCGACGGTGTCGGCGCTCGACGACTCGACCTGTCGGGCAATCCTCGAAGCGCTCGGCGAGCCGGCGACCGCCGCCACGCTCGCGAAGCGATGTGACGTCTCTTCCTCGACAGTGTACCGAAAACTCGAGCGACTCCAGCGTGCCGGCCTCGTCGAACGCCGCGTCGCGATCCGAGCCGATTTCCGCCAGACCGTCAGGTACGCCACGACGTTCGACGAGATCTCGATCGGTGTCGACGACCTTCGAGCCGCCCAGCTCGCGGCAGACGGTGGAGAGACAGAGCGGCGGTAG